A part of Nitrospinota bacterium genomic DNA contains:
- a CDS encoding DUF1566 domain-containing protein — translation METKKKRFVDNGDGTVTDLETELMWKQTDSYQDTSKWLNWYEAMEFVRKLNDKKFAGFDNWRLPNLEEAEELYDEDLCIRDMDRIEIHIDSNFSPGGGFSTWTSVERPHTTAAVFYYRYGHGNLSNKEEIGKESIRPVRSLSGEMPKRTKGLGGLSSGRYTS, via the coding sequence TTGGAAACAAAGAAAAAAAGATTTGTGGACAATGGCGATGGGACTGTCACCGACCTTGAAACAGAATTGATGTGGAAACAGACGGATTCTTATCAGGACACCAGCAAATGGTTGAATTGGTACGAAGCGATGGAATTTGTCCGAAAACTAAACGACAAAAAATTCGCCGGATTCGACAATTGGAGGTTGCCAAACCTGGAAGAAGCGGAAGAACTTTATGATGAAGATCTTTGTATAAGAGATATGGACCGAATAGAAATCCACATCGATTCCAACTTTTCACCGGGCGGAGGATTTTCCACTTGGACGAGCGTGGAAAGACCGCACACCACTGCCGCTGTTTTTTATTATCGATATGGACACGGAAACCTGTCGAACAAGGAAGAGATCGGAAAAGAATCCATCCGTCCGGTCCGCAGTCTGAGCGGAGAAATGCCGAAGCGGACTAAAGGTCTCGGGGGATTATCTTCGGGTCGATACACCAGTTAA
- a CDS encoding SEC-C metal-binding domain-containing protein has product MMTYRFEEEDYKHTYVLEDYYCTNPFCDCNHVTVSFSDRETENNRIIFLLNFNKTFNSLPNAPKWSKVQSEIIKGFVKSFPDELLVLFKQRYLEAKAFGENNPMSYLLFEPGRYVNFIEMFPRNGEMLDFSYNEEKYFAEDSYDLDPRTDNREVKLAFYKLELDSNQQKPIFSYTYYFNEKLRGKEDGRLAPEHNDMVMAINMANPDFYDKLKKRYKQAKKIGDELLKVPAETKIAEGKIKPNDSCPCGSGKKFKKCCALNMN; this is encoded by the coding sequence ATGATGACCTACCGGTTTGAAGAGGAGGACTATAAGCACACGTATGTTCTGGAGGATTATTACTGCACCAATCCGTTTTGTGATTGCAACCATGTGACAGTTTCCTTCTCTGACAGGGAAACAGAAAACAACCGCATCATTTTTCTCCTCAATTTTAATAAAACATTCAACTCTCTTCCCAACGCGCCGAAGTGGTCAAAAGTTCAGTCTGAAATCATCAAAGGTTTTGTAAAAAGTTTTCCCGATGAGTTGTTGGTGCTGTTTAAACAACGCTATCTGGAGGCCAAGGCTTTTGGGGAGAATAACCCCATGTCCTACCTCCTGTTTGAACCTGGGAGGTATGTGAATTTTATTGAAATGTTTCCACGCAATGGCGAGATGCTGGATTTTTCCTATAATGAGGAAAAATATTTTGCGGAGGATTCTTACGATCTGGACCCGAGGACTGATAACCGGGAAGTCAAATTAGCTTTTTATAAATTGGAACTGGACAGTAATCAGCAGAAGCCCATTTTTTCATATACCTATTATTTTAACGAAAAACTCCGTGGTAAAGAGGACGGCAGGCTGGCACCGGAACATAATGACATGGTGATGGCCATTAATATGGCGAACCCGGATTTTTACGACAAGCTCAAAAAAAGATATAAACAGGCTAAAAAGATTGGTGACGAGTTGCTGAAGGTTCCTGCAGAGACGAAAATTGCCGAGGGAAAAATAAAGCCGAATGATTCGTGTCCTTGTGGGTCCGGGAAAAAATTCAAAAAATGCTGTGCCTTGAATATGAACTGA
- a CDS encoding peptidylprolyl isomerase, whose translation MSEQKDKKVKKVQARHILVSSKELADELKKKIDDGEDFSTLAEQYSECPSKKRGGDLGWFGKGAMVRAFEVAAFTAEEGQVVGPIKTEFGWHVIYVYEIQTDVNPDAGPPTGDEDADENTLNMVAENYAHEFMMLGYTSKKVLSLFTSAHFKSANAVYNLLGEKKINEIIAQVFGQNVEKKETVPADAEKTSE comes from the coding sequence ATGTCTGAACAAAAAGATAAAAAAGTAAAAAAGGTCCAGGCGAGGCATATTCTGGTAAGTTCGAAGGAATTGGCCGATGAGTTAAAAAAGAAAATAGACGATGGAGAGGATTTCTCAACTCTGGCAGAGCAGTACAGCGAATGTCCTTCCAAGAAACGGGGCGGCGATTTGGGCTGGTTCGGCAAAGGCGCGATGGTCCGGGCTTTTGAAGTCGCGGCCTTTACCGCTGAGGAAGGTCAGGTGGTGGGTCCGATTAAGACAGAATTTGGTTGGCATGTGATTTATGTTTACGAAATTCAGACAGATGTCAACCCGGATGCGGGACCTCCAACGGGGGATGAGGACGCTGACGAGAATACACTTAATATGGTTGCCGAAAATTATGCACATGAATTTATGATGCTCGGATATACCAGCAAAAAAGTGTTGAGTCTTTTTACCAGCGCTCATTTTAAATCCGCAAATGCCGTCTATAATTTACTGGGTGAGAAAAAAATCAACGAAATCATCGCTCAGGTTTTTGGGCAAAATGTAGAAAAGAAAGAAACCGTTCCAGCAGATGCGGAGAAAACTTCCGAATAG
- a CDS encoding DUF1566 domain-containing protein, which translates to MCPDSNDQQAPVRFAEGENGTVIDGDRRLLWLKMDTWQMTGKWMNWVQTREYSEELNRKKHGGFQGWRLPTVAEAKSLYDKSQENKDHMGESVSHSAIFKPGFGFLYWTSDVRNKLQAVRFGFRKGLQMFDDIYRTSRGSTRLVRDIEKEDELF; encoded by the coding sequence ATGTGTCCAGATTCAAATGATCAGCAAGCACCGGTCCGATTCGCGGAGGGAGAGAACGGTACGGTCATCGACGGCGACCGGCGATTGCTCTGGCTTAAAATGGATACCTGGCAGATGACGGGAAAATGGATGAACTGGGTCCAGACCAGAGAATATTCAGAAGAATTGAATAGAAAAAAGCATGGCGGTTTCCAGGGATGGCGGCTTCCTACGGTTGCAGAGGCTAAAAGCCTGTACGATAAAAGCCAGGAAAATAAAGACCATATGGGCGAGTCAGTCTCTCATTCCGCCATTTTCAAGCCTGGATTCGGGTTTCTTTACTGGACCAGTGATGTAAGAAATAAACTCCAGGCGGTCCGGTTTGGGTTTCGCAAAGGATTGCAGATGTTTGACGATATTTATAGAACGTCACGAGGTTCGACCCGATTGGTCCGTGATATCGAAAAAGAGGATGAATTGTTTTAG